AGAGCTAGCACAATAACTTATTTGAAAGGTCAAAGCTTGGATGTATGAAGATGAATTTTTGCATCTAGTAGACTGGTTTATCTGTATTCTGAGTGCTTTATTTGCTAAACATTTTGGTGTATTGTATTAATTGAAGAAAGGAGATCATAGCTTATCCTTGAGTCGAGGGTTTTTCGGAAACAGTCTAAGAGTCAAGAACTCATAATTCAAACCCTACTTTCTTACTATTTTTGTGGAAAGGTAGGTGGATGTATGAGTAAGATTTCTTATGAGATCTTATAATTACTAATGTTGCCTCATGAACTTAGGAGAagccttttctttttttttctcttttagaaAAAGACGgttacttttctttttcatattttttagtttcaatttttcacGTGACAGGTTTAAAAAACACAACATTCAAGGATTCGTTTGGGTACATTTCGCATATCCTTAGTTTAAGTTCACAATATTCGGAAgcactttttattttcttaaactttatgTTAAGTtaaattagagaaaaaaaaatttaaagggagataatattataattcaaataattaactGGACAGCCAAGCAACATCAAAGTCGATATGTCCGAGTGGTTAAGGAGACAGACTTGAAATCTGTTGGGCTTCGCCCGCGCAGGTTCGAACCCTGCTGTCGacgttcttttttttctcttctccgtATAAAAATACccgttaatttttttattactgtattttcttttcatagttGTGAGGAGTACTAGGTACGTACATAGATTATCGTTGTATTTATCATTTCATAGTCCTTTTTTAGACAATATCGATTTGTGGTATCCAAAGTTCgagaatatttataatttgaatttgaaacttttaattaattttctttataattctACCATAAATTTAGTAGTTTCTAATGCTTTTGCTAAAACCAAAGCTCATGAAGGCTCCTCCTCCTTTTATGGACCTTTGCCTTTTTCACCATCTTTTCCCAAGTGTATGGCCACATGCATGCAAAAGGCACTTCCATTTTAAGTCGTTATTTTTTGGGTAATTGATGTATACAATACgtctttttaattagttttttttgtttgtaacataaatttagataaatcgaaatataaattttaaaaagaccaatagttttaaaataaaagtgtcTGAAATAGACATTAATGAAAAAGATTtgagaaaagtaaaaaaaaaaaattgctggTACATTAGGGACATTAGCCATATGCACATAACTTTTTGGAGCTTTTGTCACATAGTACAAGTAATTATTAGGGGCTTTCCTTTTTACTTCTTGTTTGTACTTTTATCCCTTTTAGGCTTTTAATGTCTCcgttttatattatttgatttctgttaagttatcatatttttcaagaatgTTTAATTAGATgtgaattttataaagttaattGTATCAATAATActttagattttaaatttgatcacTACTATGTTTCATGTTAGGAATTTTATGCCAAATGTAGCCCCAACCAATTTATGTAGAAAGTTGGAAatattataatacatgtttGGTAAAGAGTGATGCTAACATTTCTCCAAATAAGTTTTTCATAGTGGATAAGGTACCAAATGAAGTCTTTCTTGTCTTTCACTTTAAAGCTACAAACACAATCATTTAGAGGTGTGTTtggtataaagaaaaatatttcttaacaaataactaattttcgaaattattttttaatttttgataaattaagcAAATGATATATCCGTGGACAAACACTATGAGGATAGATGTAGCTAGAGGGGGATGGGGTTGATGGTTTCAAAGGATGGGGGCGGATAGACCTTTTGTTATAACCCCTCTTCCCAGAAGCTTCCACATTTTTGCTTTCTTGGTGACTCGTTAACAACCTTAAGGTTGGAAGCGAGGAGTGTTTATCATCCAAACAACTCGCTCTTGTCGAAAGATAATCTACCTGAAATATTGAttatgaaacttatttttctatttttcattacataagtcatttttatgattataatttttgtgtgtgtatatagagaaaatattttttgaaagatttaaCCAACCAAACACGCCCTAATTATTCTACGgttatgatgttgttacacACGCTATTACCATGGACCTTCACACAACTAATATTCGCtctcaaataaaaattcaaacccCATCGAAaagctaattaaaaataatatcaaagaattaattagattaaaaaaaaattaaaaacgcAATCCAATTTGCCCCCTCTTTCTGTTCGCCGTCGATATCGTCACCGTTCGCCGGCGCCGGTAAATTTCTCAAACATCTCATAGTCTCTCCGTTAATCTACATGCTTTGCTTCAGCGTTTATTAAGTATCATTTTTGTAGTACATATTTTTGTGCGAAGTGAATTGATTTTCGTTTTTAGCTTTTAGCTCAATTTCTTAGTTCGCCAGAATTAGTGAATTGATAATATGTGCAGAAAATTTGAGTATGTGAAATGAGTGATGCAATGCAATGCAAGACGATTTGCGGTGTCTGAATAAGTAAATGCTTGTTTGAGTTTGCTTGACTGTGATTCAAACTAAGTTATTGCATACTGTGATTTTGTAGTATTTTTTAGCTCAATCAATTGGGAGATTATTGGATGTTTGGTTTTATGTGtagttttcttctttatttttaggGCTCAATGTATTTTCTTATCCTTTGGGGGATGATAAGCTAATGAGGGAATTTGTTTAATCcttgaatgaattaaaatgcgtgataatgatgaaatagaaacaaaaaacaattttattgGAACGGATTGGACGAAAATTAAAGCGGAATAGATATAGAGGATACATCTAGGCTATAGCCAACACAAAAGGTTTTTGATTGAGGTGTCGTTATGGTTGATGTTAGTTGTTACTTCATTGCTTGTAGCATAAAAAGACCTAAAAGTAATGGCGCTCGTTCTTGGCACTTCCCGTATTCCCTTTTCTTTGTAATGTTTAGTCTAAATTGATTTTTCCTTGTAAAATTCATTCCCTTGTGTGGGGACCTCTATATGCTATCAATATGAGAGTTTGCTTAACAAGCACTGCCTTTTTTCCTGTTGCAGGGATTCAAGATGATTGGATCTTTTCTCACCAGAGGGCTTGTGTGAGTTTGAAAATGTTGCATTTATAAATGTTCAAGCACAAGTAGTCCTATTGCTCACATATCTAGTTGTGATTTTTAACTTTTCCTTGCGCAGGATGGTTTTTGGTTATGCTTATCCTGCTTATGAGTGCTTTAAGACTGTAGAAATGAACAAACCTGATATTCAGGAACTTCGCTTTTGGTGCCAGTATTGGTATATTGCAGCATTTTCTCTGTCGATCTCTTAAGTAGCTTCTCTTGAATCTTGGCTGTAACTTCCTCATTCTTTCTAATTTTCAGGATCTTAATTGCTCTATTGACAGTATGTGAAAGAGTTGGCGATGCTTTTGTTTCATGGTAAtcatatgaaattttttgatgTTCGTATAAACTAGTGTGAAATCCATCTAGTGTTAACGCTTTAGTTATGCTTTGAAGGGTTCCAATGTACAGTGAAGCTAAGTTGGCATTCATCATATATTTGTGGTGCCCCAAAACAAAGGTATTCCGCCTAATATCCTCTCCTGtttgaaagaaattttaatatttgattagttCCGGTGGCGTTTTTTGCAATTGTTTCATTTTCTCATAAAATTATTGCAGggaacaacatatgtatatgATTCCTTCTTTAGACCGGTAGTGTTAAAGCATGAAACTGAGATTGATCGTAATTTGTTGGAGTTGAGGACAAGAGCTGGAGATATGGCATGTCTGTACTGGCAAAACTCTGCTAGCTATGTGCAGACGAGGTTTTTTGATGTATTGCAATTTATTGCTTCTCAGTCAACTCCTCGCCCAACTCAGGTTTTCATCAAAGTGTTTCAGAATTAATCTTGCTAGTTCAATCATGTTCTGTCTTTGAGTCATGCTATTTACCAAAATCGCGTTAGATGCTTGTCATCTGAACTCTTATTTCATTAGCAGCACAAATTTGCTTGTCCAGTTATATAAATGGTTTTGCTATTTATTTACTCGTATGGCTTTACTTGAGATCTCATGTTTTCTAAATAGCACTTATGTGCTAGATATACTTAGTAGTTGTTCTATTTTTCGGGGATTTGCAGAGTATATTGGGTAGTGTTCTAATTCTTACAAGATTGTGGGTAATTAACTAATTCATACATTAGAGATTGGAATTGAAGATATAGAATTACGGCTGAAATTTGCTTGCCTGTGCTTATTGCATGCATTTTGTCGTCACGACTTCCTAGCTACAATCTTCTCTCATTAATTATGTTGCTGGAATTTAACTCCCATGTTTTAGAGGGTCAATTATGAgcttttttcttgaaattgcAGCCACAGAAGCAAAGCAGTAGAGGCCGTCAACGCACAGTAACACCACCTAAACGCAGATCAGCTGCCCCAGCTACAAAGGTACAGACTGAAAAACAAGCACCTCCTGCTTCTACTGAATCTTCAAGTGAAAAAGAAGCAGACACAAAAGAAAAGGTGAAGCCCTCACAACCACCTCCAGTGGCTACCCCTGCTTCTTCTGCTTCCTCCTCAAATGCACAAAAAACGACTCCAGCTGAAGCCCACGCTCAAATCACCAAAGCTTCGAGTCTAAGCAAAACTCAAGTGATGCAGGTTGATCAAGTGTCTTCCTCAGACAATAAAAGTGCAAAACCTCTTGTTGATACAGTCATGGAGGATAATATAACTGCAAAACCTGTTGATACAGTCATGGTGGAAGCAGTTCGAGTAACACGTGCCAGATCAAGGAGGACACGACCTGCACCCAATCCTTGACTTGGTGGGGGAAAAGGATACATTCTAGGATGCTGAGTTCAATGTATATGTCATAtcttctttcattcattatCTGAAGTTGTCCATGATTTTTTTAAGCATGGATTGAGAAATGATGGGTTGATCATGAGCCAACGAAACTTTGAGCTTCTTAGAGAATTTCTGTGAAAGCAGATAGCGAGATGCATATATCGCGCTGTCCTTTGGGATGAACATTAAAAGATTTCAATGATAACCTGAAGTGAAACTCAGTTTTGAATGCTCTAGtattttgcttctttttctCAAGGATTTTGCTGTATGTAAAAGTTGGTTTTCCTTGCTTCAATTGGGTTAAGAGGCTTGTGCTGGACTAAGATattttacatgaaaaatattttactttatagTTTATAGGAAGCCTTCATTATGCAAATTGAGATTTATacctcaaattttaaattttaagggTGACAACTCATAAAGTGTTTTGAGAGATTCTTTTTGGGTGTTCTAAGCGCcaaatttatcatatattattataagagggaaccaaaaaagttaaaagttgaattacgattttacccttattataaattaaaatgttataaagatatttaactattaatttaaatatgaaattatattattttaatcaaaatgttaATGGCTTTTCCACTtctttagaataatttttaattaaaatatctaatttaatttattttcttgaaattatttaaaatattattttttcgtttaatatttatttcgagattcaatgaattttgattatcaaagttgaattacttttttgccttttacttaataaaaatatttaataaataaaaataactaatctAATTAGTAgtattatttaaattgttacACAATCTAATTAAATAGGAGTAATATTTAGATTATCACTCAAATTACAACAGCCTATATTCAATATTTTGGAATTGCTAGCTTTTTCATCTTCCTAAAATTGTCCTCTATTCAATATTTTGATTTCGTTTCAACTTCCTGAAATTATGAAACATTAATGTGAAGTTCATGAATCTGTCAAGCCCTTAGTATAGTTTATCTTTTACTATGTAATTATATATGCATTTATcccattaattttaaatttgttatttcttttaattttcatccGTTAGAAAACTTTTCATGTACTCTAttaagttttatataaatacacataatattttttaaaaaaacataggATGCAGTTCCAATTGATTTGCACAGTAATTTAGATAAGTGTAttactattcaaattatatcatataattgaaaacTTGAGATTCTTATAGCAGATTGTATATTTGAGGCAACAATGTCAAAGAACCATTTCGTGGTAGTTTGCCTATCAGGTGATGttgattaattagttaaaattgttatgtctttattttgttattctttaatttatctTACGGTTTAATATATGTAAGCACATGTATTACtatagaaaaaaatgttatatatgagATTTTATACTTTAAaggtttaataaaaaatttgaagttattaGTTTAATGCGCTGTTGCAATGCATGAAAAACattgattttaataatttgtCAGGTTACATTCGATATATAGATActattttactaattatttatgttaaattcaaaaaagaaatgacTCAGAAGTTTAAATCAGACAAAAAATAATCTTCCCTATCAAATTCATATAactcatattattttctttaaaaaaattacttaacgTGAAATACACGTGCATTGCACATATTCGAGAACTAGTAGGTTAATACACACGAAAATTAGAGAATTTGggtgattttgaaaaaaaggttTATAAATGCGAAAATAGGCGTGATAAAAATGgtatgagtatatgtgaaggttcACCATCTCATTATGGAGgtcttaataaaaatttttgagaaatttttttggATGCTCCAGGTGCCATATCCAGAGGCtaatacacataaaaaattggagaatttgggCAATTTCTAAAAGAAGACTTGTAAATGCGGAAATGGacgttaaaaaaattatgtaagtaTATGTGAAGGTTCACCAATTCATTACGGAGTTCCTCATAcagttttttgaaaatttcttttaatGCTCCGGGCGTCAGATCAATGGGCTAATACATACGAAAAATCGAGGAATTTGGGTGATTCCTAAAAAGGATTTTTAAATGCAGAAATGTGTGTGAAAATAATGGTGTAAGTATACGTGAATGTTCCCCAACTCATTATGGAGGTTCTCATAAAGTTttgttacaattttttttggatgcTCCACCAGATTTATGGGTTTATACACAcgaaaaaattgagaaatttgggCAATTTCTAAAAAAGGGCTCGTAAATATGGAGATGAGCattaaaaaatggtgtgagtatacgtgaAGGTTCCCTAACTCATTACAGAGGTCCTCATagatttttttgagaaaaaaacttTGGGTGCTCCGAGCGACAGATCCATGagctaatatatatatatatatatatatatatatatgtgaaaaattagagaatttaGGGGATTCCTAAAAAAGGGTTTGTTAATACGGAAATGAgtgaaaaaaatggtgtgagtatatgAGAAGGTTCTTCAACTGATTACAAAGATcgtcatataattttttgagaaattttttttggaatgttTCAGGCGCCAGATCAGTAGGCTAATACACAAGAAAAATTGGAGATTTACATGATTCCTAAAAGATCTTTTAAATACGAAAATGAACGTGAAAATATagtgtgagtatatgtgaatgttccccaactcattacggagatcctcataaaattttttgaaaaattctttTTGGGTGCTCTGGGCACCAAATTtactaatacacatgaaaaattagGGAATAAGGGTGATTCCTAAAAAAGGACTTGTAAATGCGAAACTGGGTGttaaaaaaatggtgtgagtatactCGAAGGTTTCCCAACTCATTGCTTAGGTCCTCAAAaagtttttgagaatttttttggaTGTTCCAGGCGCCAGATCCATGGGTTAATATACacgaaaaattaagaaattcgAGCGATTCTTAAAAAATGTCTTGCAAATGCTGAAATGACGTGAAAATGGTATGATTATATGTGAAGGTTTTTCAAATCATTAAAGAGGTCTGCATAAAGTTTTctacaaaaaaaagttttggatGCTCCAGGCACCAGATCCATGGGTtaatacacatgaaaatcgAGAAATTTGGGCGATTCCTGAAAAGGGGCATGTTAATACAGAAATTGACGTTAAacaaatggtgtgagtataacGTGAAGTTTTCCAACTCATTACAAAgtttttcattaagtttttgagaaaaaaaattggatgCTCTAGACGTAGATTTATGtactaatacacacgaaaaattaggaaatttgGGCAATCTTCAAAAAAGGGCTTGATAATGCACAAATGAGTGTGAAAAAAGTGGTGTGACTATATGTGAATGTTCCCCAACTCATTATGGAAGtcctaataaaatttttatagaaattattttgataCTCCGGATGccagatccatgggctaatacacgcgaaaaattgaaaaatttggACGATTCCTAAAAAAGGGGTTGTAGATATGGAAATGAGCGTTAAAATTGTGTGAGTATACGTGAAGGTTGCCCAAATCATTATGGAGGTCCTCAAaaagttttttgagaattttttttttggtgttccGGACGTCCGATCAATgagctaatacacacgaaaaattaaaaaaattgggtgatttttttaaaaaaggctCTTAAATGCAGAAATAAGCGTGAAAATGGTGTGAGTACACGTGAAAGTTCCCCATTCATTACAGAAGTATTCATAATGTTTTTTGAGACTCTCTTTTTAGATTATCCTGGCGCCAGATCCATGGActaataaacacaaaaaatcagaaaatttgaACAATCCTTTAAAAACGACTTGTAAATGCGAAAATGAACATGAAAAAAGAGTGTAAGTATAAGTGAAGGTTCCCCAACTCATTATGGAGGtcttcatatagtttttttgagaaaatgtttGTAGATGTTATGAGTGCCAGATCTATgtgctaatacacacgaaaaatcaGGAAATATGAGTGATTATTAAAAAAGAGCTCGTAAATATGGAAATGGGCACTAAAAAAAGGTGTGAGTAAAATCAAAGGTTCCTCTACTCATTGAGTAGGTCCTCATAAAGTTCTTGAGAAAAAATTGGGTGACGGGACGCCAGATCCATgagctaatacacacgaaaaatcaaGGAATTTGGGCGACTCttaaaaatgacttataaataCGTAAATGAACGTGAAAAAATGGTGTAATTATATGAGAAAGTTTACCAAATCATTAAGGAGGCCCACATAAAGTTttctaagaatttttttttgaatgtttcAAGCTCCAGATCTATGGGCTAGTACACAcgcaaaattgaaaaattttgGCGATTCTTgaaaagggcatgtaaatgcaAAAATGGACCTTTAAAATTGTGTGAATATATGTGAAGGTTCCCCAAATTATTACGAAGGTCCTCAttaagttttttgagaaaaaacttTTGGATGCTCTATGCGCCAGATCCATgtgctaatacacacgaaaaatcaaaaaaattgagCGTTTCTTAAGAAATGCTcgattataaaaaaatgatcGTGAAAAAAGTggtgtgagtatatgtgaaTGTTCCCCAAATCAATATAGAGGTCCTCATAATGTTTtttgagagttttttttttggatactCCGGGCACTAGATTCATGGGCCAATGCAAACgaaaatattgaaaaacttGGGCGATTCCTAAATAAAAGGTTGTAAATATTGAAATGGGTGttaaaaaatggtgtgagtatacgtgaAGGTTTCTCAACTCATTACGTTGGTCCTCATaatgttttttgagaaaaaatttgggTGCTCCGGGCGTCAGATTCATGGGCTAATGagagtgaaaaaaatattgtgaGTATACATAAAGGTTACCTAACTCATTACGGATGTCTTCATAaagtttttgagaattttttttggatggTCCGAGTGCCAaatccatgggctaatacacaagAAAAATCAGGAAATTTGAGCGATTTTTAAAAATGGTTTATAAATGCGAAAAAGGGCATGAAAAAAAGAGTGTGAGTGTAGGTGAAGGTTCCCTAACTCATTATGGACGTCTGCATAAagtgttttgagaatttttttatgGATGCTTCGGGTGCAAAATCtatgggctaatacacatgaaaaattgaagaattcaGATGATTCTTAACAAAGGGCTTGTAAATGCGAAAATGAAAGtggtgtgagtatacgtgaAGGTTCCCAACTCCTTACATATGTCCTAATAAATTTTGTTGAGAAAAATTTGGGTGATCCTAGTGCCAGATTCATGGTCTAATCATACAAATAATCAGAAAATTTGAGCAATCCTTAAAAAATGGCTTGTAAATGCAAAAATAGGTgtgaaaaaaatggtgtgagtatacgtgGAGGTTCCCCAACTCATTACAGAGGTTCTcacaaaattttttgagaattttttttgatgcTTTGACGCTAGATCCATGGGCTTATGTATACGACAAATTGGGGGATTTGGACGATTTTGAAAAAGTACTTGCAAATTCGAAAATATGCGTTAATAATTGGTGTATATATACGTGAAGATTCCCCAACTAATTACAGAGGtcttcataaagttttttgattaaaaaaaattagggttcTCCAGGAGCCAGACTCATTGTCTAATACAGACGAAAAATGAGGAATTTGAGCGATTCTTTAAAAAAGGGTTTGTAATGCAGGAATGAGcgtaaaaaaattgatatgagTTTACGTGAAGGTTCCTCAACTCATTAAAGAGGTCCTCATAActtttatagagaaaaaattTAAGATGCTCAGC
This portion of the Solanum pennellii chromosome 12, SPENNV200 genome encodes:
- the LOC107005711 gene encoding putative HVA22-like protein g, whose protein sequence is MIGSFLTRGLVMVFGYAYPAYECFKTVEMNKPDIQELRFWCQYWILIALLTVCERVGDAFVSWVPMYSEAKLAFIIYLWCPKTKGTTYVYDSFFRPVVLKHETEIDRNLLELRTRAGDMACLYWQNSASYVQTRFFDVLQFIASQSTPRPTQPQKQSSRGRQRTVTPPKRRSAAPATKVQTEKQAPPASTESSSEKEADTKEKVKPSQPPPVATPASSASSSNAQKTTPAEAHAQITKASSLSKTQVMQVDQVSSSDNKSAKPLVDTVMEDNITAKPVDTVMVEAVRVTRARSRRTRPAPNP